The stretch of DNA CCCTGCGTGGCACCCGTGTCGATGTCACCACGCTCAACGACGCGCAAAGCTACCAGACCGGGCAGACCTACACCCTGCTGGCCGCCCAGGGCGGCGTGGTGGATGGCGCTGCTGCTGGCACCGCCTATGCCCAGGCATTTACCAACTCGGCGTTCCTCAACGTCAGCCTGCAGCGCACGGCCAATGAACTGAACCTGACCATCGCGCAGAAGACCACCACGCCAGAGCCACCTGTTGAACCACCGGTCGAACCGCCCGTAGAGCCCCCGGTGCAGCCACCGGTCCAGCCGCCTGTGGAGCCCCCGGTTCAACCGCCGGTACAGCCACCGGTCGAGCCCCCGGTCCAGCCCCCCGTACAACCCCCGGTCCAGCCGCCAGAAACCGGCGGGCCAGCCACCCCCGGCATCTTCCAGACCGTGGCGCTTACCCAGAACCAGTGGAACACCGCAGGCGCCCTGAGCGAGCTGCAACAAAGCGGCGAGCCGCTGCGCCTGTACAACAACCTGCTGGTGCTGGATGCCGACAGCGCCCGCGACGCCATCGATCAGCTCGCCGGCGACTACCACGGCAGCACCGGCACCGCGCTGATCGCCAACAGCCAAGTGGTCTCCGGCGTGCTGGGCACCCGCCTGCGCAACCTGTTCGACAGCACCACCGTGCGCATGCCGCTGGGTGCGTCGAGCTTCATGCCCACCACCCCTGAAATGGAAGGCGGAGCCTGGGCACAGGCCTTTGGCAACTGGTCGAAGCTGGACGGCAACAACGGCGCCGGCGGTTTGCACCAGCGGACCGGCGGCGTGCTGATTGGTGCCGACGGCAGCATCAACCCCGACTGGCGGGCAGGCCTCTACGGTGGCTACAGCCGCACCAAGTTCGATGCCGACGACACCGATGCCAAGGGCCACAGCGACAACTACCACCTGGGCCTGTACACCGGCGCCCAGCTCGATGCCCTGCGCCTGAGCGCAGACGTGGGCTACACCTGGCACAAGCTGGACAGCAAACGCAACGTGGCCTTTGCCGGGTTCAGCGACCACCTGAAGGGCAAGCGCGACGCCAACACCCTGCAGGCCAGTGGCGAGGCGGCTTACCGCATCGGCTTGGGCGCAGTGGCGCTGGAGCCGTTCGTGGGGGTGTCGTACGTGAAATACGATGCCGACAGCTTCCATGAGAAAGGTGGGGCTGCGGCGCTGGATGTGTCCAGTGAGCAGCAAGACACCTGGTTCTCGACCGTGGGCATGCGTGCTTCAACCCGTACACGTGTGGCTGACCATGACACCCGGTTCTACGGGTCGTTGGGGTGGCGCCGTGCTTATGGTGACCTGGACCCGAGCAGTACGCAGGCCTTTGCCGGTGGGCCGGACTTTGCGGTACAGGGCATTGCCCAGACGCGTGATGTGGCGATGACTGAATTGGGGGCGACGGTGAAGGTGAACCGCCAGACTGAAGTGGGGTTGTCGTATCAGGGGCAGTTTGGGTCGGACGCCCGGTACCATTCGGTGAATGCGGGGGTTACGGTTCGGTTCTGATGCGGTGAGGTTGCCTTGCCGAGGTGTTCGCCTTGGCAAATGCAGCGCCTGGGAGATCGAGCGCCGCCCGCGCGGCGCATCGCGGGCGGCGCTCGATCTCCCAGGCCCTACAAATACCAAGACGAACAACCTTGCACCCTCAAGACGAAACGCCATGCACCTCTGGCCAGATAACAGCCTGCGCCACGATCACATCTTTGCCATTAAACGTGAGTGCAGGCCCGCCATGGAGTTGATAACCCAGCTTCAAGGCATCACTGACCCGGTGGCAAAAGGAAGCGTCATCGGGGCCGGTGAGCACCCGGTAAATCGGTAATCCATCCGGTGGTTGAGTCATCTGTTCGCTCCTTGCGGTAGTAAGTGTGTATTCCGAAAATACTGTTAATGCCAGGCGGAAGGCTACGACCAGATGGCGTCTGGAGAGTGGCCCTGCAAGAGCAAGTTCACTCGCGAACAATCCAACGCAGTGCATGGCAGCAACTGCGCCAATGTTCGCAGCAATAGGCTGGCGCATTGAAACGAACATGAAATTCTGGCGATTGGCCAGTTCTTTCAGTTATCCTGCGCGGCCAAATTAATTCAAATTGTAAGGGACTACAATGAAACACCTGCGCCAGCTATTGGCGGCAGTGTTGCTCTGCGCAACCACTTTGCCCGCCATTGCCGCCAGCACTCCCGCGTCTGCGCCAACCGCCAGTGAACAACCGCAGCAGACCGCCGAACAGTGGCTGGCCACGCTCAACCCACAGCACGGCAACATCACCCTGCCCAGCGGCATCGCCAGCCTGCAACTCAACAACGAATTCTACTACCTGTCGCCGGACGACACCGAGCGCCTGCTGACCGAAGGCTGGGGCAACCCACCGGGCTTCAAGACCCTCGGCATGATCATCCCGACCACCGTCAATCCACTGGCCGACAACGGCTGGGGCGTGATCATCAGCTACAAGAACGACGGC from Pseudomonas putida encodes:
- a CDS encoding autotransporter outer membrane beta-barrel domain-containing protein; its protein translation is MNPLFRLSPLALSITLALLPNAYAADYVLDSGEDTFSSDRAYDGTVSLRPGNGVPATLTVNNGAVLTSKGGRIGGASTNNQASTAMATVTVQGPGTRWVVPRTTAVLGNTIVIGGAGQGTLNVLDGGEVFVRDLQLSDNGNAGNALSRANLVVSGPGAKVDAVNVTSGGTFLYDSRITLQNGGQLASERVAINSISDLSGANTRWDNTGSFRNRNDLSLSDGAVLTSDSMELGSANISRNTVVSVSGEGTRLATRALTLGTTTSSTTLVLANGAELSSTDGIDISELTSLNSAARGALSIGGAVVRDDSRTDIDAITAGTAQAAGRLDPQTAIRFGAGSGALAFNHTDSDLQVSNSISGAGRVYAFSGNTTLSGDLTGMSGSTVVRGGRLVLAGDVDQTNPRGTSLLSVGNGTLVVNGTVGHTDSAGNYSNRAQVLDGGVLAGTGRVGSTQVASGGTLSPGEGALGTLTINGDLDMAAGSRYAADIAGDGGSDRVNVSGTATLRGTRVDVTTLNDAQSYQTGQTYTLLAAQGGVVDGAAAGTAYAQAFTNSAFLNVSLQRTANELNLTIAQKTTTPEPPVEPPVEPPVEPPVQPPVQPPVEPPVQPPVQPPVEPPVQPPVQPPVQPPETGGPATPGIFQTVALTQNQWNTAGALSELQQSGEPLRLYNNLLVLDADSARDAIDQLAGDYHGSTGTALIANSQVVSGVLGTRLRNLFDSTTVRMPLGASSFMPTTPEMEGGAWAQAFGNWSKLDGNNGAGGLHQRTGGVLIGADGSINPDWRAGLYGGYSRTKFDADDTDAKGHSDNYHLGLYTGAQLDALRLSADVGYTWHKLDSKRNVAFAGFSDHLKGKRDANTLQASGEAAYRIGLGAVALEPFVGVSYVKYDADSFHEKGGAAALDVSSEQQDTWFSTVGMRASTRTRVADHDTRFYGSLGWRRAYGDLDPSSTQAFAGGPDFAVQGIAQTRDVAMTELGATVKVNRQTEVGLSYQGQFGSDARYHSVNAGVTVRF
- a CDS encoding DUF1737 domain-containing protein, with the translated sequence MTQPPDGLPIYRVLTGPDDASFCHRVSDALKLGYQLHGGPALTFNGKDVIVAQAVIWPEVHGVSS